The following coding sequences lie in one Pseudoalteromonas sp. Scap06 genomic window:
- the metA gene encoding homoserine O-succinyltransferase gives MPITVEDELPAIARLRHENVFVMPKTRAKTQEIRPMRLAILNLMPNKVETEVQFIRLLANSPLQVNVELLRLDTHRSSSNSEQHLDTFYRYFSEVKNNNYDALLITGAPLAHLEYEEVAYWEELKVIIDWAEQHVTSTLFSCWAAHAALYHRYNLKRDLKDNKLCGVFTHQCYFAHGALTRGFDDTFLVPHSRYGHIDINKINACEELVVLAGSERVGAYLLKNKSGSQVFITGHPEYDADSLKAEYERDLQKSPDAPKPENYFPDDDASKQPSKTWQSHAFLLFSNWLNYYVYQTTPYDINLVSQDVRTNNYAE, from the coding sequence ATGCCAATTACAGTAGAAGACGAATTGCCAGCTATTGCACGTTTACGTCATGAAAACGTGTTTGTAATGCCAAAAACGCGTGCAAAAACCCAAGAAATACGCCCTATGCGTTTGGCTATTCTTAATCTGATGCCTAATAAAGTAGAAACCGAAGTACAGTTTATTCGCTTGTTGGCTAACTCTCCGCTGCAAGTAAATGTTGAGCTATTGCGCCTTGATACGCACCGCAGTAGTAGCAACTCAGAGCAACACTTAGATACTTTTTATCGTTATTTCTCAGAAGTAAAAAACAACAACTACGATGCACTGTTAATTACCGGTGCACCGCTCGCACATCTAGAGTATGAAGAAGTAGCGTATTGGGAAGAGCTCAAAGTAATTATTGATTGGGCCGAGCAACATGTAACTTCTACCTTGTTTTCGTGCTGGGCTGCCCACGCGGCCTTATACCACCGTTATAATTTAAAGCGCGATTTAAAAGACAATAAACTCTGCGGGGTGTTTACCCATCAATGTTACTTTGCCCATGGTGCACTTACCCGCGGCTTTGACGATACCTTTTTAGTACCCCACTCACGCTATGGCCACATAGATATTAATAAAATAAACGCCTGTGAAGAGCTGGTGGTATTAGCGGGCTCTGAACGAGTAGGGGCGTATTTGCTTAAAAATAAATCGGGCAGCCAAGTGTTTATTACCGGCCACCCCGAATACGATGCCGACAGTTTAAAAGCCGAATATGAGCGCGATTTACAAAAAAGTCCCGATGCGCCAAAGCCTGAAAACTATTTTCCTGATGACGATGCCAGCAAACAACCGTCTAAAACATGGCAAAGCCACGCGTTTTTACTGTTTTCAAACTGGTTAAATTATTACGTTTACCAAACCACACCCTATGATATTAACTTAGTTAGCCAAGACGTAAGGACTAACAACTATGCCGAATAA
- a CDS encoding homocysteine S-methyltransferase family protein, whose translation MPNNPQNNKHEQLSAALKQRILILDGAMGTMIQAHKLEEQDYRGERFKDWHVLIKGNNDLLSLTKPEIITDIHRSFLAAGADIIETNTFNSTTISMEDYDMASISREVNLESAKLARTVCDEFSAKTPEKPRYVAGVLGPTSKTCSLSPDVNDPGYRNITFDKLVTAYVESTLALMEGGADLILIETIFDTLNAKAASFAVEEAFEQAGRTLPVMISGTITDASGRTLSGQTTEAFYNSIRHIKPLSIGLNCALGPDLLRQYVEELSRVCETFVSVHPNAGLPNEFGEYDLEADDMAKEIIDWGKSGFINIVGGCCGTTPAHIRAFAKGLEGAAPRKLPELEVRMRLSGLEACNLN comes from the coding sequence ATGCCGAATAATCCTCAAAACAATAAGCATGAACAGCTAAGCGCTGCGCTCAAACAGCGTATTTTAATTTTAGATGGTGCAATGGGAACCATGATCCAAGCGCATAAGCTTGAAGAGCAAGACTACCGTGGTGAACGTTTTAAAGATTGGCACGTGCTTATTAAAGGTAATAACGATTTATTAAGCCTAACCAAGCCTGAAATAATTACTGATATACACCGCAGCTTTTTAGCCGCCGGTGCCGATATTATCGAAACCAACACCTTTAACTCGACCACTATTTCGATGGAAGATTACGACATGGCGAGCATAAGCCGTGAAGTTAATTTAGAGTCAGCTAAGTTAGCCCGTACTGTATGTGATGAATTTAGCGCTAAAACCCCAGAAAAACCGCGCTATGTAGCGGGTGTGTTAGGGCCAACATCTAAAACCTGTTCGTTATCGCCGGATGTAAACGACCCTGGCTATCGTAATATCACCTTTGATAAGTTAGTGACTGCGTATGTGGAGTCTACTCTTGCATTAATGGAAGGCGGCGCTGATTTAATACTTATCGAAACCATATTTGACACCCTAAATGCAAAAGCCGCCTCATTCGCGGTAGAAGAGGCGTTTGAACAAGCAGGGCGTACATTACCAGTGATGATATCAGGCACTATCACCGACGCCTCAGGCCGCACGCTTTCAGGGCAAACCACCGAAGCATTTTATAACTCTATTCGCCATATTAAGCCGCTTTCAATTGGCTTAAATTGCGCTCTTGGGCCAGATTTACTGCGCCAATACGTTGAAGAGCTATCACGCGTGTGCGAAACCTTTGTCTCTGTTCACCCTAATGCGGGCTTACCTAATGAGTTTGGAGAATACGATTTAGAAGCAGATGACATGGCAAAAGAGATTATAGATTGGGGTAAATCGGGCTTTATTAATATTGTTGGCGGTTGCTGCGGCACTACGCCTGCGCACATTCGTGCCTTTGCCAAAGGGCTTGAAGGCGCAGCACCACGAAAATTACCAGAGCTTGAAGTGCGCATGCGTCTGTCAGGCCTAGAAGCCTGTAACTTAAATTAA
- the metH gene encoding methionine synthase yields MTQQIAVFTNVGERTNVTGSAMFKRLIMEEDYETALNVAREQVENGAQVIDINMDEAMLDSKAAMVKFLNLIASEPDISKVPIMVDSSKWEVIEAGLKCIQGKAIVNSISLKEGEEPFIRQAKIIKRFGAAAVVMAFDTDGQADTADRKFEICERSYRILVDEIGFPPEDIIFDPNIFAVATGIEEHDNYAVEFIEGTRRIKQNLPHCKVSGGVSNVSFSFRGNNPVREAIHSVFLYHAIKAGMDMGIVNAGQLAVYDDIPEELRKAVEDVILNTDPGAGERLVELAPKYSGMAQAERVEDLEWRTWSVEKRLEHALVKGITTFIDEDTEECRAGADKPIHVIEGPLMDGMNVVGDLFGAGKMFLPQVVKSARVMKRAVAYLDPFIEAEKEEGATNGKIVMATVKGDVHDIGKNIVGVVLQCNNYEVIDLGVMVPADKILQTAIDEKADIIGLSGLITPSLDEMVHVAKEMKRRGFELPLMIGGATTSKAHTAVKIEPQYDKGVVYVNNASRAVGVVSNLLSKEHKAEFLAKTSAEYDKVREQQARKKPRSKPVTIQRARDNAAKLDWDNYTPPVPKKLGVTEFKNVSIATLRKYIDWTPYFMTWSIAGKYPRIITDEVVGEQAQSLFKDANDMLDELEKSGTLQPLGVIGLFPANRVGDDIEIYTDETRKELLTTSCHLRQQTEKTDFANYCLADYIAPKGTPDYFGAFAVTGGLEEDDLANAFDAKQDDYNKIMVKAVADRLAEAFAEYLHEQVRKEYWGYAPDENLGNDELIRENYQGIRPAPGYPACPEHTEKKKIWQLLDTEKRIGMQLTSSYAMWPGAAVSGWYFSHPQAKYYAVAAVQKDQVEDYAKRTNMTIAEAERWLSPNLGYEPE; encoded by the coding sequence ATGACCCAACAAATTGCAGTATTTACCAATGTCGGCGAGCGTACTAACGTAACTGGCTCGGCCATGTTTAAACGTTTGATCATGGAAGAAGACTACGAGACCGCCCTTAATGTGGCCCGCGAACAAGTAGAAAATGGCGCCCAGGTTATTGATATCAACATGGACGAAGCCATGCTGGACTCAAAAGCGGCCATGGTGAAGTTTTTAAACTTAATTGCCTCAGAGCCTGATATTTCTAAAGTACCTATTATGGTCGACTCCTCAAAGTGGGAAGTCATCGAAGCAGGCTTAAAGTGTATTCAAGGCAAGGCCATTGTTAACTCCATTTCACTTAAAGAGGGTGAAGAGCCGTTTATTCGCCAAGCTAAAATTATAAAACGCTTTGGCGCCGCCGCTGTTGTGATGGCGTTTGATACCGACGGCCAAGCCGATACCGCCGATCGTAAGTTTGAAATTTGTGAGCGCAGCTACCGTATTTTGGTTGACGAAATTGGTTTTCCGCCAGAAGACATTATATTCGACCCCAACATATTTGCCGTTGCCACCGGCATAGAAGAGCACGACAATTACGCCGTAGAATTTATTGAAGGCACCCGCCGTATTAAGCAAAATTTACCGCACTGTAAAGTGTCGGGTGGGGTGTCAAACGTATCGTTCTCGTTTAGAGGTAATAACCCAGTACGTGAAGCGATTCACTCGGTATTTTTATACCATGCGATAAAAGCGGGTATGGATATGGGCATAGTAAACGCAGGGCAACTTGCGGTTTACGACGACATCCCCGAAGAACTTCGTAAAGCCGTAGAAGACGTAATTCTTAACACCGACCCAGGTGCAGGTGAGCGCCTTGTTGAACTTGCACCTAAATATTCAGGCATGGCGCAAGCTGAGCGCGTAGAAGATTTAGAATGGCGCACTTGGTCGGTTGAAAAACGCCTAGAGCATGCCCTAGTAAAAGGCATAACCACCTTTATAGATGAAGACACAGAAGAGTGCCGTGCTGGCGCAGATAAACCTATTCACGTCATTGAAGGGCCACTTATGGACGGCATGAACGTGGTTGGGGATTTATTTGGCGCGGGTAAAATGTTTTTACCCCAAGTGGTTAAGTCGGCTCGGGTAATGAAACGCGCGGTCGCTTACCTTGACCCATTCATTGAAGCCGAAAAAGAAGAGGGCGCGACCAACGGTAAAATTGTTATGGCTACCGTAAAAGGTGACGTGCACGATATAGGTAAAAACATTGTAGGCGTAGTACTGCAATGTAATAACTACGAAGTAATCGACTTAGGCGTAATGGTACCTGCCGATAAAATACTGCAAACAGCAATTGACGAAAAAGCCGATATTATAGGCCTTTCGGGCTTAATTACCCCATCGCTTGATGAAATGGTACATGTTGCCAAAGAAATGAAGCGTCGTGGCTTTGAGCTGCCGCTAATGATTGGCGGGGCAACCACCTCAAAAGCGCATACCGCAGTAAAAATAGAGCCGCAGTACGACAAAGGCGTGGTGTATGTAAATAATGCCAGCCGCGCCGTGGGTGTGGTGTCTAATTTATTATCAAAAGAGCATAAAGCAGAGTTTTTAGCTAAAACCAGCGCCGAGTACGACAAAGTACGCGAACAACAAGCACGCAAAAAGCCGCGCTCAAAACCAGTTACCATACAGCGCGCCCGCGATAATGCTGCAAAACTCGATTGGGATAACTATACGCCACCCGTGCCTAAAAAGCTGGGCGTGACTGAGTTTAAAAATGTATCAATCGCGACTTTACGCAAATACATAGACTGGACGCCGTACTTTATGACCTGGTCAATCGCCGGTAAATATCCGCGCATAATAACCGACGAAGTAGTGGGCGAACAAGCACAAAGTCTATTTAAAGACGCCAACGATATGCTCGATGAGCTTGAAAAGTCAGGCACTTTGCAACCATTAGGTGTTATTGGTTTATTCCCAGCAAACCGTGTGGGCGATGATATAGAAATTTACACCGACGAAACCCGCAAAGAGCTATTAACTACCTCATGTCATTTACGCCAGCAAACCGAAAAGACCGACTTTGCTAACTACTGCCTAGCCGATTACATTGCGCCAAAAGGCACACCCGATTACTTTGGTGCGTTTGCGGTAACAGGCGGTTTAGAAGAAGACGACCTCGCCAATGCGTTCGATGCCAAGCAAGATGACTATAATAAAATAATGGTAAAAGCGGTTGCTGATAGGCTTGCCGAGGCCTTTGCTGAATACTTGCACGAGCAGGTGCGTAAAGAGTATTGGGGTTATGCACCGGATGAAAACCTAGGTAACGATGAGCTAATACGCGAAAACTACCAAGGTATTCGCCCAGCGCCTGGTTACCCAGCGTGCCCTGAGCACACCGAGAAAAAGAAAATTTGGCAACTACTCGATACTGAAAAACGCATTGGTATGCAGCTCACCAGCTCGTACGCCATGTGGCCAGGTGCTGCGGTGTCGGGTTGGTACTTCTCACACCCACAAGCGAAATACTACGCTGTAGCGGCTGTGCAAAAGGATCAGGTAGAAGACTACGCTAAGCGAACTAATATGACGATCGCAGAGGCTGAAAGGTGGTTATCGCCTAACTTGGGGTATGAGCCAGAGTAA